In the genome of Monodelphis domestica isolate mMonDom1 chromosome 2, mMonDom1.pri, whole genome shotgun sequence, one region contains:
- the LOC100616986 gene encoding LOW QUALITY PROTEIN: hsc70-interacting protein-like (The sequence of the model RefSeq protein was modified relative to this genomic sequence to represent the inferred CDS: inserted 2 bases in 2 codons), which produces MWVPSYAHVGMHRCICATWRGCGCGCYNLEQNQRPYLGTAENLLSSGQGGISLEGGGQSGRARLDSEVWQRLDKHQRRTPGGDPRQHRSACSGAPLFHLPQAAPARGPAFSVSMSVDTRRGAHNQGRKKTESKNAENPGSKERDGEIDDEGLDSPQEMGDEVIEITEKVMDQDNGKKMVATDALNNGEFQKVIDLPTETIRSNPHLAXLYAKRASMFIKLQKPNAVSRDRDRTIEINLDSAQPLKCHGKXLLSHWEELAHDLAITYKLDYDEDAKSTEHEPTQRKEGTQRTGGSQFGSFSRFPGGLARIFRSMPGIRGAMPGMAAMAELSEILGDPEVIAAIQDPESSRWCSKMCSKLCHLSNYKSSPKVMSLLNKLSAKSRGQSQMFF; this is translated from the exons TGGCGTGGCTGTGGCTGTGGGTGCTACAATCTAGAGCAGAACCAGAGGCCATATTTGGGCACGGCAGAAAATCTGCTCTCCTCTGGACAGGGCGGTATCAGCCTTGAAGGAGGGGGCCAGAGCGGCAGAGCCCGCCTCGACTCGGAGGTGTGGCAGAGGCTGGACAAGCACCAGCGGAGGACACCAGGAGGAGATCCCCGGCAGCACAGGTCAGCCTGCTCTGGGGCTCCATTGTTCCACCTGCCCCAGGCAGCCCCAGCACGGGGGCCAGCGTTTTCTGTTTCGATGTCGGTGGACACGAGGCGTGGAGCCCAc aatcaaggaagaaaaaaaactgagagTAAGAATGCAGAAAACCCAGGAAGtaaagaaagggatggagaaattGATGATGAAGGACTGGATTCCCCACAAGAAATGGGAGATGAAGTTATAGAGATAACAGAAAAGGTGATGGATCAGGATAATGGCAAGAAGATGGTGGCCACTGATGCCCTAAATAATGGGGAATTTCAGAAAGTCATTGATTTACCCACAGAAACCATCAGATCAAATCCTCATTTGG ATTTATATGCCAAGAGAGCCAGTATGTTTATAAAACTCCAAAAGCCCAATGCTGTGAGCAGAGATCGTGACAGAACCATTGAAATAAACCTTGACTCTGCTCAGCCTCTTAAGTGTCATGGGA GACTCCTCAGCCACTGGGAGGAGTTGGCTCATGATCTTGCCATCACTTATAAATTGGACTATGATGAAGATGCCA aaagCACTGAACATGAGCCAacccaaaggaaggaaggaacccaGAGAACTGGAGGGTCCCAGTTTGGCTCTTTCTCCAGGTTTCCTGGAGGCCTGGCTAGGATCTTTAGAAGCATGCCTGGCATAAGAGGGGCCATGCCTGGCATGGCAGCAATGGCAGAGCTCAGTGAAATCCTTGGTGACCCAGAAGTGATTGCAGCCATTCAGGACCCAGAAAGTTCCAGGTGGTGTTCCAAAATGTGTTCCAAGTTGTGTCATCTGTCCAATTATAAGAGCAGCCCAAAGGTAATGAGTCTCCTCAACAAATTGTCTGCCAAATCCAGAGGTCAGTCACAAATGttcttttaa